CGCGAGGCGCCGCGCATCGCGCAGCGCCTCTGCGACCGCATGATTACTCGATGATCTTGGTCACGACGCCGGCGCCGACGGTCTTGCCGCCTTCACGGATGGCGAAGCGCATTTGCTCCTCGAGCGCCACCGTGGTGATGAGCTCGATCTCCATGGTGATGTTGTCGCCCGGCATGACCATCTTCACGCCGTCGGGCAGCATGCACGACCCAGTCACGTCCGTCGTCCGGATGTAGAACTGCGGCCGGTAGTTCGTGAAGAACGGCGTGTGACGACCGCCCTCTTCCTTCTTCAGCACGTACACCTCACCGGTGAACTTCTTGTGCGGCTTGATGCTCCCGGGCGCCGCCAACACCTGGCCACGCTCGATCTGGTCCTTGTCGATGCCGCGAAGCAGGCAGCCGACGTTGTCGCCAGCCTGACCCTCGTCCATCGACTTGCGGAACATCTCCACGCCCGTCACCACCGTCTTCTTGTCGCGCTCGAAGCCGATGATCTCCACCTCGTCGTTGACCTTCACTCGGCCACGCTCGATGCGGCCCGTCGCCACCGTGCCGCGGCCCTTGATCGAGAACACGTCTTCCACGGCCATCAGGAAGGGCTTGTCCACCTGACGCTGCGGCTCCGGGATCTCCGTGTCCAGCGCCGCCAAGAGCTCCTTGATCGTCGCTTCCCACTTCTCGTCGCCGTTGAGCGCGGGCAGCGCGGCGCCACGCACGATCTTCGCGTTGTCGCCGTCGAACTTGTACTTGCTCAGCAGCTCACGGACTTCCATCTCGACCAGGTCGAGCATCTCTTCGTCCTCGACCGCATCGCACTTGTTCAAGAACACCACGATGTGGTTCAAGCCCACCTGACGGGCCAACAGCACGTGCTCGCGGGTCTGCGGCATCACGCTGTCCAGCGCGCTCACCACCAGAATCGCGCCGTCCATCTGCGCCGCGCCGGTGATCATGTTCTTGATGTAGTCCGCGTGCCCGGGGCAATCCACGTGCGCGTAGTGACGGTTCTCCGTCTCGTACTCCACGTGGCTCACTGCGATCGTCACCGTCTTGGTGTCATCACGGACGATGCCGCCCTTCGCGATGTCCTTGTAGGTGATCTCCTTCGCCATTCCCGATCGGCTCTGCACCTTCACCAGGGCAGCGGTCAGCGTCGTCTTGCCATGGTCGATGTGACCAATCGTGCCGACGTTCACGTGGGGCTTGGATCGAACGAATTTCTCTTTGGCCATTGGACTCTCTTTTCCTCGAATTGCTCCGCTGCTGCGGCAAACCTCAGCCGCCTTTGACCTTGGCGACAATTTCCTCTTGCACGGACGAAGGCACTGCTTCGTAGTGTGAAAACTGCATGCTGTACGTGGCGCGACCCTGGGTCTTGCTGCGCAAGTCAGTGGCGTAGCCGAACATCGTGGCCAGCGGCACTTCCGAGGTGACCACCTGCGTGTTGGCGCCACGCTGAGCCATGCCTTGGATGCGTCCACGGCGCGAGTTCAGATCGCCGATGACGTCGCCCATGTTCGCGTCGGGAGTCACGACCTCGACGGCCATCAAGGGCTCCAACAGGTGGAGTCCGGCGCGCTTGGCGCCATCTTGGAAGGCCAGGGAGCCAGCGACTTCGAAGGCGGGACCCGAGGAATCCACTTCGTGATAGGAGCCGTCGAATAGCTCCGCGTGGCAGTCGATCACGGGATAGCCCGCCAGAACGCCACGAGCCATCGCTTCGCGAATCCCCTTCTCCACTGAAGGAATGAACTCCCGCGGGATGATGCCGCCGACGATCTTGTTCTCGAACACGAAGCCCTTGCCGCGCTCGGACGGGCCCAAGCGGATCTTGACGTGGCCGTACTGGCCATGGCCACCGGACTGGCGCACGAACTTCGCTTCCGCTTCGACCTGCTTGGAGATGGCTTCGCGATACGCGACTTCGGGCTTGCCGACGTTGCACTCGACCTTGAACTCGCGCTTCAGGCGGTCGACGATGATCTCCAGATGAAGCTCGCCCATGCCGGCGATGATCGTCTGCCCCGTCTCTTCGTTGGTGAAGGTGCGGAAGGACGGATCTTCGTAGGCCAGCTTCTGGAGGCTGACCCCGAGCTTGTCCAGGTCTGCCTGGGTACGCGGCTCGATGGCGACGGAGATCACCGGATCCGGGAACACCATCTGCTCCAGAATGATGGGCGCCTTCTCGTCACAGAGCGTGTCGCCCGTGCGCGTGTCGCGCATGCCCACCGCGGCGTAGATGTTGCCGGCGTGGCATTCCTTGAGCTCCTCGCGCTTGTTGGCGTGCATGCGCAGGATGCGGCCAATGCGCTCGCGCTTGCCGCGTACGGCGTTCAGCACCGAGGTACCGCTGGTCAACGTACCCGAGTAGACGCGGAAGAAGGTGAGGTTGCCCACGAAGGGATCGTTGGCGATCTTGAAGGCCAACGCAGCAAAGGGCGCCGTGTCTGACGCTTCGCGCTTGAGGACCTTGCCCTCCTTCTTGGGGTCGACGCCTTCGACGGGTGGCACCTCGAGGGGCGATGGCAGGTAGTTCACCACCGCGTCGAGCAGCAGCTGCACACCCTTGTTCTTGAAGGCCGAGCCGCACAAGACAGGCACGAACTTGAACTCGCAGGTGGCTTTGCGGATGGCGGCGTGGATCTCGTCTGGCGTGACTTCCGCGGCACGACCGTCGAGGAATCGCTCCATGATCGAGTCGTCCACGTCCGCGCAGGCTTCGATCAGCGCGTCCCGAAGCTCCGTGCACTTCGCCTTCAGCTCCTCGGGCACGGGCCGCCACTCGAACGTCGCGCCCAGGCTGTCGTCGTCGAAGATGGCCGCTTCCATGCGGACCAGGTCCACCATGCCGCGATGCTTGTCTTCTTGACCCACCGGCCACTGGATGGGCACCGGGCGGCAGCCCAGGCGATCCTTCATGCTGTCCAGGTTCATCTGGAAGTCGGCGCCGAGCTTGTCCAGCTTGTTGATGAAAGCGATGCGGGGCACGCGGTAGCGATCCGCCTGCCGCCACACGGTTTCACTCTGCGGCTCGACGCCGTTGCCGCCGTCGAACACGGCCACGGCACCGTCCAGCACGCGCAGGCTTCGCTCCACCTCGATGGTGAAGTCCACGTGCCCGGGAGTATCGATGATGTTGATGCGATGCTTCCTGCCCTCTAGGGGCCCCGCAGCAGGCGTCCAGAAGCAGTTCGTCGCGGCACTCGTGATGGTGATGCCGCGCTCTTGCTCCTGCACCATCCAATCCATGGTCGCAGCGCCATCATGCACTTCACCGATCTTGTGCGTGATGCCGGTGTAGAAAAGCACGCGCTCGGTGACGGTCGTCTTCCCGGCATCGATGTGGGCCATGATGCCGATGTTGCGCGTTCGCTCTATTTCGATTTCGCGTGCCATGGGTCGAGGGGTGTCGGACGCTGGATAGACGAAACCCCTCCCGGCCACCGGCTCCCTCTCCGTTCGAGGGGCACTGAAAGTCCGGAAGGGGTATCGGGGTGCACGGTCTTCGCGTCGTGCGGGCGGCATCTATGTGCCGCCATGACTGCAACCCGATCCTTATGTCGTCATCTGCATTGCGTAGTCGTTGCTCCGATCAAGATTACTTTCGCGGCTGTCACCAGCGGTAGTGGGCGAAGGCGCGGTTGGCGTCCGCCATCTTGTGGGTGTCTTCCTTCTTCTTGATGGTGTTGCCACGCATCTGCGCGGCGTCCACCAGCTCCGCGGCCAGGCGCTCGCGCATGCGCTTCTCGCCTCGGTCACGGGAGTACTGCACCAGCCAGCGCATCGCCAAAGACACGCGGCGTTCCGGTCGCACCTCGACGGGCACCTGGTAGGTGGCACCACCGACGCGGCGGCTCTTCACTTCCAGCTTGGGCTTCACGTTGTCGAGGGCCTTGCGGAACACTTCGAGGGGATCTTCCTTGAAGCGAGTCTGGATGATCTCGAAGGCGCCATAGACGATGCCTTCGGCCACGGACTTCTTGCCATCGAGCATCACCGCATTGGTGAACTTCGCGACCAGCTTGTCCTTGTGCTTGGGGTCGGGAATGATCTTGCGCTTGGGAACTTCACGTCGGCGGGGCATGGTTTTCTCTCACTGCTTGGGTCGCTTGACGCCGTACTTCGAGCGCTTGCGGTTGCGGTTGGCTTTGTTGGTGCTGCTGGGACCGACGGCGCCGGATGCGTCGAGGGTTCCACGCACGACGTGGTAGCGCACACCGGGCAGGTCCTTCACGCGACCGCCGCGGATGAGCACCACGCTGTGCTCCTGAAGGTTGTGACCTTCACCGGGAATGTAGCTCGTGACTTCCATCCCGTTCGTCAGTCGCACGCGGCACACCTTGCGCAGCGCGGAGTTGGGTTTCTTCGGAGTCGTCGTGTACACACGCACGCACACTCCGCGCTTCTGCGGGCAGGAGCGAAGCGCCGGCGAAGCCGTCTTGTCCTTGATCGCCTTGCGACCGCGTCGAACTAGCTGTTGTATCGTAGGCATCGTTACTCGCTGAGAGCTGTGGGCTCATCCCAAAATGCGGGGGAGCGGAGGGTAGCCGCGGGGCGCCAGAAGTCAAGGCGCAATGAGGCGCACGTTTGTTCAGGGTGCCTGCTGCGCGCGTCGCTCGAGGATCTCGGCTGCCCAACCGTACGCCGGCTGGTTGGGGTACTGCTTCGCGAGCTCGCGGTAGATCGCCGCCGCCTTGCGGTGATCGCCCGAAGCAACGGCGTCGACGGCTTCACGCAGACGCGGATCCGGCGCGCCGCTATCGTCCACGACTGGCGGCGCGGCAGCTAGATTCGGCGCGGCGGCATCTGCAGCCACGTTCGGCGCAGCGGCATCCTCGGTGTTGGCGTCGGGCCCTGCCACCGGCAAAGGCGCGCTGACAGATGTCGCCGGCGCCGAGCTGGCGGAGGGTGAGGGGCGCAGACGCCGCGTGCGAGGGGCGGGGTCGTTGAAGAAGATGAGGTAGAACGACACCATCGCGAAGGGCGCCACGAAAACCATGATCTTGCGCGGCAAGGGCGCCAGTCGCCACCACTGCTTCAGGGCGGCGACAGAGAACTGAGAAGGCGTCCCCACCAGCGGCGGAATTGCGCCCGGCGGATAGGGCTGCTGACCGGGAGGCAGAGGCTGACCGGGCTGACCGGGCTGCCCGAGCTGCCCTGCATCGGCCCCAGGCACCCCGGACTGCTGCGTTCCCGGAGCCCAAGCCTGAGGTGGCGCTTGTTGCCCTGCCCCGCCCTGCGCGAACTGCTGAGGGCGCTGCATCATCGCCCAAGCATGCTCTCCGCCCGGCGGCATCGTTGGTTCTGGCGGTTGGATGTACACGCCCCGTGCGCCGCCAGGCGGACCGGCGGGCGGCCCAGGGAGATGCGGCAGTTGCTGTGGTTGTTGCGCTTGCTGCGCTTGCTGCGGTGCTCCCCCCTCAGCGTCACCGGTGGGCGCACCACGTTGTGCGAGAAAGTCTTCCAACGGTTGAACGACCGTGGCTTCTCCCGATGCGGGAGGAGACGACGGCGGAGCAGGGCGCTCGGGTCGCTCTTGCCGTCGCTCGGGCGGTGCGCCCGCAGCAGGTCGCGGTGCGCTCTGCACGACTTGGTCGGGCACGCGAGTCCCGGGCATGACCGTGGTCTGTTCGCTCGGGTCCTCGTCCAGGAACTCGGGGGGCAACGCCTGAACGCGAGTCGGCGCGGCATCGGCGTCGTACGCACTTGCCCCGGCTTGCGGGCGCTGCACCGGCGCGGGCGCGGGCCCGCGGGGTGCGGCAGGGCGTGCGGGACCCGGGCGCGGGGAAGCGGCTGGGGAACTCCGTGTTGGTGCCTGGCGCGGCTGGGGACCGGCCGAACTTTGCCGCGGCTGGGGACCGGCCGAACTTTGCCGCGGCTGGGGACCGGCCGAACTCTGGCGCGGCTGGGGAGCTGCCGCGGCGCGCACCACCAAGGCGAGTGCGCCGAGCTGCATCTCGCCTCCTGCGGGTACCGGCACCCAGTCTGCTCCGACGTGGGCGCCGTTGAGCTTCACTGTGGCACCCGGCGCACTTGCGGCGAAGAGTTGTGCACCGTCGAAATAGAGATAGGCATGGGTCGGCTGGACGCCCGCCGCCTGAATGCTCCACGACGCCCTGGTACCAACACTGAAGGCTTCGACGACGCGGCCAGCAACGAAATCCACCGTCGGTCGGTCGGTGGTGCCCCCACGGGCGTGGATCGTCAGGTCTTGGGCCGCCACGACAGAGAGCTAGCTATACCACGCTCGGCCGGGAAGACGCAGTTTCTCGGCGTCAGCGATGGGAGGCAGGCTGATTCCCGTGTCGCTTCGCTGCGTCGTACACGACGGAAGGCAGATCGACACCGTGTTCGTGCAGCTGCTCGATGCACTCCGGGATGACGCCGGAAGGAACGAACTCGCTGATCACCTTTCCGTCCTCGGAAAGACCCTGATACTCCCGCTTGAAGATGTCCTGGGTAATGTAGCGGCCTGCATCCACGTCGAAGCCCAACACCTCGGTGATGTGCGTCACTTTTCGCGAACCGTCTTGTAGACGTGAAACCTGGCAAATGATGTTGATGCCCGAACCCAGCTGCACGCGCATGGCCGTCAGCGGCATGTCGATGTCGCTCATCATGCACATGGTTTCCAATCGGGTCAGCGTGTCTCGCGGATAGGTAGCGTGGCACGTGCCCATGCAGCCGCCGTGCCCCGAGGTCATGGCCTGCACGATATCCAGGGCCTCGCCGCCGCGGATCTCGCCGATCACGATGCGGTCGGGGCGCATACGAAGCGTCGCCCGGAAAAGATCCCGAATGCTCACCGCGCCGCGCCCGCGCGCGTCCGGCGCACGGGCTTCGAGCTGGACGACGTGGGTGCGCTGCAGCTGGACTTCCTTCGAGTCCTCGATCACGACGACGCGCTCGCCGTCCGGCACGTAGGCGGATAGAGCGTTGAGCATCGACGTCTTGCCGCTACCGGTACCGCCGGCGATGATGATGTTCAGCTTGGAGACGACGAGGGCTTCCAGGGTTTGTGCCGCTTCCGGCGTCAACGCTCCGAAGCCGATCAAACGTTGAACCGTGAGCGTCTCTTTGAAGAAGCGCCGGATCGCAATGTAGGGCCCGCCCGTGGCTACGGGCGCGACCAACGCTTGGAGGCGAGAACCGTCGGGCAGTCGTCCCTCCAAAATGGGGCGGGTTTCATCCACGAACTTCCCGGCGAACTGCGCCGCGTTGCGCAACGCTGCCACCAACTCTTCCACCCCGCCGAACTTGGCGTCGGTCAGTTCCAGCTGCCCACCGCGTTCGATGAACACCTGTTCGGGACCGTTGATCATGATTTCGCTGACGCTCGGGTCGTCCATGAACTTGCGCACGGGCGCGAAGAACTCGAGCAGCGACTCTTCGAAAACTTCTTTGGGTATCACGGTACTGTCTTCAGCAAGGACCCTCGCGCTTCGTCAGCGTGGGGTCCATCAGGAGAGAGTCTCAAGTATTCGCTGAAATGCTGGTGGGCGCCAAGGTAGTCGTGGTCCTTGTCTCGCAGTAGCACCGCCAACACGTAGTGAGCCTCCTGATTCGAGGGGTTCTCGCGGACCACTTGCCGCAGGTGCTCCCGCGCAGAGTCGGTGTCGCCAATGGCGGAGTACAGCGTGGCCAGCAGGAAACGCAAGGCATGGTCCTGCGGCTGTTTCGCCAGCTGGCGCTCACCGACCTGGATGGCCAGACGGTAGCTGTTGCTCTCGACGTAAGCGCGCATGAGCAGCGGCAATACGACCTTCGGGTCGGCACCGTTCTCGAGTGCGCGCTCGAAATACTGGGTTGCTCGCGTGTAGTCGCCGAGTTGCG
The nucleotide sequence above comes from Polyangiaceae bacterium. Encoded proteins:
- the rpsL gene encoding 30S ribosomal protein S12, producing the protein MPTIQQLVRRGRKAIKDKTASPALRSCPQKRGVCVRVYTTTPKKPNSALRKVCRVRLTNGMEVTSYIPGEGHNLQEHSVVLIRGGRVKDLPGVRYHVVRGTLDASGAVGPSSTNKANRNRKRSKYGVKRPKQ
- a CDS encoding CpaF family protein encodes the protein MIPKEVFEESLLEFFAPVRKFMDDPSVSEIMINGPEQVFIERGGQLELTDAKFGGVEELVAALRNAAQFAGKFVDETRPILEGRLPDGSRLQALVAPVATGGPYIAIRRFFKETLTVQRLIGFGALTPEAAQTLEALVVSKLNIIIAGGTGSGKTSMLNALSAYVPDGERVVVIEDSKEVQLQRTHVVQLEARAPDARGRGAVSIRDLFRATLRMRPDRIVIGEIRGGEALDIVQAMTSGHGGCMGTCHATYPRDTLTRLETMCMMSDIDMPLTAMRVQLGSGINIICQVSRLQDGSRKVTHITEVLGFDVDAGRYITQDIFKREYQGLSEDGKVISEFVPSGVIPECIEQLHEHGVDLPSVVYDAAKRHGNQPASHR
- the tuf gene encoding elongation factor Tu, coding for MAKEKFVRSKPHVNVGTIGHIDHGKTTLTAALVKVQSRSGMAKEITYKDIAKGGIVRDDTKTVTIAVSHVEYETENRHYAHVDCPGHADYIKNMITGAAQMDGAILVVSALDSVMPQTREHVLLARQVGLNHIVVFLNKCDAVEDEEMLDLVEMEVRELLSKYKFDGDNAKIVRGAALPALNGDEKWEATIKELLAALDTEIPEPQRQVDKPFLMAVEDVFSIKGRGTVATGRIERGRVKVNDEVEIIGFERDKKTVVTGVEMFRKSMDEGQAGDNVGCLLRGIDKDQIERGQVLAAPGSIKPHKKFTGEVYVLKKEEGGRHTPFFTNYRPQFYIRTTDVTGSCMLPDGVKMVMPGDNITMEIELITTVALEEQMRFAIREGGKTVGAGVVTKIIE
- the rpsG gene encoding 30S ribosomal protein S7; its protein translation is MPRRREVPKRKIIPDPKHKDKLVAKFTNAVMLDGKKSVAEGIVYGAFEIIQTRFKEDPLEVFRKALDNVKPKLEVKSRRVGGATYQVPVEVRPERRVSLAMRWLVQYSRDRGEKRMRERLAAELVDAAQMRGNTIKKKEDTHKMADANRAFAHYRW
- a CDS encoding tetratricopeptide repeat protein → MLALLGVACGSDPSKRLQTARQTSREEQTDDKLIERGKAFAQLGDYTRATQYFERALENGADPKVVLPLLMRAYVESNSYRLAIQVGERQLAKQPQDHALRFLLATLYSAIGDTDSAREHLRQVVRENPSNQEAHYVLAVLLRDKDHDYLGAHQHFSEYLRLSPDGPHADEARGSLLKTVP
- the fusA gene encoding elongation factor G encodes the protein MAREIEIERTRNIGIMAHIDAGKTTVTERVLFYTGITHKIGEVHDGAATMDWMVQEQERGITITSAATNCFWTPAAGPLEGRKHRINIIDTPGHVDFTIEVERSLRVLDGAVAVFDGGNGVEPQSETVWRQADRYRVPRIAFINKLDKLGADFQMNLDSMKDRLGCRPVPIQWPVGQEDKHRGMVDLVRMEAAIFDDDSLGATFEWRPVPEELKAKCTELRDALIEACADVDDSIMERFLDGRAAEVTPDEIHAAIRKATCEFKFVPVLCGSAFKNKGVQLLLDAVVNYLPSPLEVPPVEGVDPKKEGKVLKREASDTAPFAALAFKIANDPFVGNLTFFRVYSGTLTSGTSVLNAVRGKRERIGRILRMHANKREELKECHAGNIYAAVGMRDTRTGDTLCDEKAPIILEQMVFPDPVISVAIEPRTQADLDKLGVSLQKLAYEDPSFRTFTNEETGQTIIAGMGELHLEIIVDRLKREFKVECNVGKPEVAYREAISKQVEAEAKFVRQSGGHGQYGHVKIRLGPSERGKGFVFENKIVGGIIPREFIPSVEKGIREAMARGVLAGYPVIDCHAELFDGSYHEVDSSGPAFEVAGSLAFQDGAKRAGLHLLEPLMAVEVVTPDANMGDVIGDLNSRRGRIQGMAQRGANTQVVTSEVPLATMFGYATDLRSKTQGRATYSMQFSHYEAVPSSVQEEIVAKVKGG